The following proteins are co-located in the Macadamia integrifolia cultivar HAES 741 chromosome 3, SCU_Mint_v3, whole genome shotgun sequence genome:
- the LOC122072703 gene encoding uncharacterized protein LOC122072703 isoform X1, translating to MAASMRSFFYAILILNLLGKGLCQCSLKSLTVSQDKTGKMVGGEAEYEVTVSNTCSCTQTSVTLSCPGFSAVKSIDTSVLTVNGNTCTLTQPLYGSKSVSFKYASGTPFTFTLASSQIACS from the exons ATGGCAGCTTCAATGAGATCCTTCTTCTATGCAATTCTCATCCTCAATCTCCTTGGGAAGG GTTTGTGCCAATGTAGCTTGAAAAGCCTCACAGTTTCACAAGATAAAACTGGGAAGATGGTAGGAGGGGAGGCTGAGTATGAGGTGACAGTGAGTAACACCTGCTCTTGCACCCAAACTAGTGTGACATTGAGCTGTCCAGGATTTTCTGCAGTGAAGAGCATCGACACTTCAGTCTTAACAGTGAATGGGAATACATGCACACTTACACAGCCCTTGTATGGTTCCAAATCAGTTAGTTTCAAATATGCATCGGGCACTCCCTTTACCTTTACTCTGGCCAGCTCCCAGATTGCCTGCTCTTGA